In a single window of the Anaerotruncus rubiinfantis genome:
- a CDS encoding ABC transporter ATP-binding protein, protein MASISLRSIYKIYPGNVTAVHDFNLEIQDKEFIILVGPSGCGKSTTLRMIAGLEEISKGELYIGDRMVNQVAPKDRDIAMVFQNYALYPHMTVFRNMAFGLQLRHVPKDEIERKVRGAARILDIEHLLDRKPKALSGGQRQRVALGRAMVRDPAVFLLDEPLSNLDAKLRTAMRSEITKLHKKLGTTFIYVTHDQTEAMTMGDRIVVMKDGFVQQVDTPQNLYDHPCNLFVAGFIGSPQMNFFEVTLQKLDGKFVGMFGATPIVIPEGKLPPQVLESYLGKELILGVRPENLHDEEVYMDIPTASVLPARIELAELMGSEIYLYLMSNDTRMVAKVPPRSQRKSGDAVQIAIDCTKLHIFDKETEHALT, encoded by the coding sequence ATGGCCAGTATATCGCTACGCAGTATCTATAAAATCTATCCCGGCAATGTGACTGCCGTACACGATTTCAACCTCGAAATCCAGGATAAAGAATTCATCATCCTCGTCGGGCCGTCCGGCTGCGGCAAATCCACCACTCTGCGGATGATCGCCGGGCTGGAGGAAATCTCCAAAGGGGAGCTGTACATCGGCGACCGGATGGTCAATCAGGTCGCTCCAAAGGACCGCGACATTGCAATGGTATTCCAAAATTATGCCCTCTACCCGCACATGACCGTGTTTCGCAATATGGCGTTCGGTTTGCAGCTGCGCCATGTGCCTAAGGACGAAATTGAACGCAAAGTGCGCGGCGCGGCCCGTATCCTTGATATCGAGCATCTGCTCGACCGCAAGCCGAAAGCGCTCTCCGGCGGCCAGCGGCAGCGGGTCGCGCTGGGGCGCGCGATGGTGCGGGACCCGGCGGTTTTCCTGCTCGACGAACCGCTTTCGAACCTCGACGCAAAGCTGCGCACCGCGATGCGCTCAGAGATCACCAAACTGCATAAAAAACTTGGCACCACTTTCATCTACGTCACCCACGACCAGACCGAGGCGATGACGATGGGCGACCGGATCGTCGTCATGAAGGACGGTTTCGTCCAACAGGTCGACACACCCCAAAATCTTTACGACCACCCCTGCAATCTGTTTGTGGCGGGTTTCATCGGGTCGCCGCAGATGAACTTTTTTGAAGTCACCCTGCAAAAGCTGGACGGGAAATTCGTCGGGATGTTCGGCGCAACGCCCATTGTCATCCCGGAAGGCAAACTTCCTCCCCAGGTACTCGAAAGCTATCTCGGAAAGGAACTGATTCTCGGCGTTCGGCCGGAAAACCTGCACGACGAGGAAGTCTACATGGACATCCCGACCGCCAGCGTCCTGCCCGCGCGCATCGAACTGGCGGAGCTGATGGGATCGGAGATTTATCTCTATCTCATGAGCAACGATACCCGCATGGTGGCGAAGGTTCCGCCGCGCAGCCAGCGCAAGAGCGGCGACGCGGTGCAGATCGCCATCGACTGCACCAAACTGCACATCTTCGATAAGGAAACCGAACACGCCCTAACCTGA
- a CDS encoding QueT transporter family protein — translation MQKQNTAIRRMVVAAMIAAAYCAISICLLPLSFGVVQVRVSEALTLLPVLSPAAIWGVSLGCALTNAIGFATGANIIGMLDIFFGTAATLTAAWLSWVLRGVRFHGLPVLSSLPPVLLNAVVIGGELTFVIAGGFNWRIFLINALQVGGGQLLSCCVIGLLLVWALERKGLDRKLFRNL, via the coding sequence ATGCAAAAACAGAATACCGCTATCCGCCGTATGGTGGTTGCCGCGATGATCGCGGCCGCCTACTGTGCAATCAGCATCTGCCTGTTGCCGCTCTCGTTCGGTGTGGTGCAGGTGCGCGTCTCCGAAGCGCTGACCCTGCTCCCGGTGCTGAGCCCGGCCGCAATCTGGGGCGTATCGCTCGGCTGCGCGCTTACCAATGCGATTGGCTTTGCGACCGGTGCGAACATCATCGGCATGCTCGACATCTTCTTCGGTACCGCCGCCACGCTGACTGCCGCGTGGCTTTCGTGGGTTTTACGCGGCGTGCGGTTTCATGGATTGCCGGTACTTTCATCGCTCCCGCCGGTGCTCCTGAACGCTGTGGTGATCGGCGGAGAGCTCACCTTTGTGATAGCCGGGGGCTTCAACTGGAGGATCTTCCTTATCAATGCCCTGCAGGTCGGCGGGGGACAGCTGCTGTCCTGCTGTGTGATCGGGCTGCTGCTCGTGTGGGCGCTGGAGCGCAAGGGCCTCGATCGGAAACTGTTCCGGAATCTGTGA
- a CDS encoding dihydroorotate dehydrogenase electron transfer subunit: protein MAYLQGRYPIAGRSELAKGIYSYRIHCPEIASQAKAGQFVHLRADGFFLRRPISICEIDRQSGELRIVFEVRGDGTAKLAELREGDFIDLLGPLGNSFSQLARDSRVILVGGGIGVPPMLETAKAYGPNATAIIGFRSADAVILQADFKAAGCDTRLATDDGSAGYHGFVTGLLEARLKEGPADLICACGPMPMLRGVVGLAEQYGVRSEVSLEERMGCGVGACLVCACKTVKDGREIYTHVCKDGPVFDGKAVVFE from the coding sequence ATGGCATACCTGCAGGGCCGCTATCCCATTGCCGGCCGCAGCGAACTGGCCAAAGGCATCTACAGTTACCGCATCCATTGCCCCGAAATCGCCTCCCAGGCAAAGGCAGGGCAGTTTGTCCACCTGCGCGCGGACGGCTTTTTCCTGCGCCGCCCGATTTCGATCTGCGAGATCGACCGGCAGTCCGGGGAGCTTCGTATCGTATTCGAGGTGCGCGGGGACGGCACCGCCAAGCTCGCCGAACTGCGGGAGGGGGATTTTATCGATCTTCTCGGCCCGCTCGGCAACAGCTTTTCGCAGCTTGCGCGGGACAGCCGCGTGATCCTCGTAGGCGGCGGCATCGGCGTGCCGCCAATGCTTGAAACCGCCAAGGCCTACGGCCCAAACGCCACCGCGATCATCGGCTTTCGCAGCGCGGACGCCGTAATCCTGCAAGCCGACTTCAAAGCCGCGGGCTGCGACACCCGCCTTGCTACCGACGACGGCTCGGCCGGCTATCACGGTTTTGTCACCGGCCTGCTCGAGGCGCGGCTGAAAGAAGGCCCCGCGGATCTCATCTGTGCCTGCGGCCCGATGCCGATGCTGCGCGGAGTGGTAGGTCTCGCGGAACAATACGGCGTGAGGAGCGAAGTCTCGCTCGAGGAGCGGATGGGCTGCGGCGTGGGCGCCTGCCTCGTCTGCGCCTGCAAGACGGTCAAGGACGGCCGTGAGATCTACACCCACGTCTGCAAGGACGGCCCGGTATTCGACGGAAAGGCGGTGGTTTTCGAATGA